Proteins co-encoded in one Cupriavidus metallidurans CH34 genomic window:
- a CDS encoding 3-oxoacid CoA-transferase subunit A: MINKLYDSVESAMADIHDGATILIGGFGLAGMPAELIDALIAQGARDLTIVNNNAGNGDTGLAALLKAKRVRKIICSFPRQADSYVFDSLFHAGEIELELVPQGNLAERIRAAGAGIGGFFTRTAYGTPLAEGKETRIIDGQGYVFEKPIHADFALIKAETADRWGNLVYRKTARNFGPIMAMAAKCPIVQVSNVVELGELDPEHIITPGLFVKRVVKVASAAKPASAA, encoded by the coding sequence GTGATCAACAAGCTATATGACTCGGTGGAATCGGCAATGGCCGACATCCACGATGGCGCCACGATCCTGATTGGCGGTTTCGGCCTGGCCGGCATGCCGGCGGAGCTGATCGACGCGCTGATCGCCCAGGGCGCGCGCGACCTGACCATCGTCAACAACAACGCCGGCAATGGCGACACGGGCCTGGCAGCGCTGCTCAAGGCCAAGCGTGTCCGCAAGATCATTTGCTCGTTCCCGCGCCAGGCGGACTCCTACGTATTCGACTCGCTGTTCCATGCCGGTGAAATCGAGCTGGAACTCGTGCCCCAGGGCAATCTGGCCGAGCGCATCCGCGCGGCCGGCGCCGGCATCGGCGGTTTCTTCACGCGCACGGCCTACGGCACGCCGCTGGCCGAAGGCAAGGAAACGCGCATCATCGACGGCCAGGGCTATGTGTTCGAAAAGCCGATCCACGCTGACTTCGCGCTGATCAAGGCCGAGACCGCCGACCGCTGGGGCAATCTGGTCTATCGCAAGACCGCCCGCAACTTCGGCCCGATCATGGCCATGGCTGCCAAGTGCCCGATCGTGCAGGTCAGCAACGTAGTGGAACTGGGCGAACTCGACCCCGAGCACATCATCACGCCGGGTCTGTTCGTCAAGCGCGTGGTCAAGGTTGCAAGCGCCGCCAAGCCGGCCAGCGCGGCCTGA
- a CDS encoding 3-oxoacid CoA-transferase subunit B — protein MQRLTRDQMAARVAKDIPDGAVVNLGIGLPTLVGNQLPADREILLHSENGLLGMGPAPAPGEEDGDLINAGKQPVTIKPGGSYFHHADSFAMMRGGHLDFCVLGAFQVSEKGDLANWHTGAPGAIPAVGGAMDLAIGAKQVFVMMEHLTKQGESKIVSQCTYPLTGIGCVTRVYTDLATIDVTPDGLVARDLVDGLSFDELQRLTGVPLKQAVAA, from the coding sequence ATGCAACGCCTGACCCGCGACCAAATGGCCGCCCGCGTGGCCAAAGACATTCCGGACGGTGCCGTGGTGAACCTCGGCATCGGCCTGCCCACCCTGGTCGGCAATCAACTGCCGGCCGACCGTGAAATCCTGCTGCACAGCGAGAACGGCCTGCTCGGCATGGGCCCCGCTCCCGCGCCGGGCGAGGAAGACGGCGACCTGATCAACGCTGGCAAGCAGCCGGTGACGATCAAGCCGGGTGGCTCGTATTTCCACCACGCCGATTCGTTCGCGATGATGCGTGGCGGCCACCTCGACTTCTGCGTGCTGGGCGCGTTCCAGGTATCGGAGAAGGGTGACCTGGCCAACTGGCATACCGGCGCACCGGGCGCCATCCCCGCCGTGGGCGGTGCGATGGACCTGGCTATCGGCGCCAAGCAGGTGTTCGTGATGATGGAGCACCTGACCAAGCAGGGCGAAAGCAAGATCGTGTCCCAGTGCACCTATCCGCTGACCGGCATCGGCTGCGTCACGCGTGTCTACACGGACCTGGCCACGATCGATGTGACGCCGGACGGCCTGGTTGCCCGCGACCTCGTGGACGGCCTGTCGTTCGACGAACTGCAACGCCTGACCGGCGTGCCTCTCAAGCAGGCCGTAGCCGCCTGA